A single genomic interval of Lactococcus sp. S-13 harbors:
- a CDS encoding ABC transporter ATP-binding protein, whose protein sequence is METVLKINALKKNYKHQKALKDVTMTINQGDIYGLIGRNGAGKTTLLKSITRMISPSSGEIQLFGSTSSSEWTEALARTGAVIETPVAYDNLTAYQNLAYYCKLRGIPDAKTRIRETLELVDLADTGKKKFKQFSLGMKQKLGIAIAILSQPDFLILDEPINGLDPIAIADFREFILRLNRERQMTIIISSHILSELYAVATRFGFINQGQLVKELSKDEFDALSEEHIVLKTSQVPESSQVLQDKTNYLFKVVSPNQINIFGKNHQIGEITSLLVQNQINIEEIHYFKQDLESYFMGLISEGGN, encoded by the coding sequence ATGGAAACAGTCTTAAAAATAAACGCCCTCAAAAAAAATTACAAACATCAAAAAGCCCTCAAAGATGTCACGATGACAATCAACCAGGGGGATATTTATGGACTCATCGGTCGAAACGGAGCAGGAAAAACAACATTGCTCAAAAGCATTACTCGAATGATTTCGCCTAGCAGTGGTGAAATCCAACTCTTCGGTTCAACTTCAAGTTCAGAGTGGACGGAAGCGCTTGCTCGTACTGGAGCAGTCATTGAAACTCCCGTAGCTTATGATAATTTGACAGCTTATCAAAATTTGGCCTATTACTGTAAATTAAGAGGAATTCCGGATGCCAAAACGCGAATCAGAGAAACCCTTGAGCTGGTTGATTTAGCAGATACAGGTAAAAAGAAATTTAAACAATTCTCCCTCGGAATGAAACAAAAGTTAGGAATTGCCATTGCGATTTTATCTCAACCCGATTTTTTGATCCTGGATGAACCCATTAATGGCTTGGACCCTATCGCAATTGCCGACTTCCGTGAATTCATTTTGCGCCTCAATCGTGAACGGCAGATGACTATTATCATTTCCAGTCATATTTTGTCTGAATTGTACGCTGTTGCTACACGTTTTGGATTTATCAACCAAGGGCAATTGGTTAAAGAACTCTCGAAAGATGAATTTGATGCTTTGAGTGAAGAACACATTGTCTTGAAAACATCACAAGTACCAGAAAGTAGTCAAGTTTTACAGGATAAAACGAACTATCTGTTCAAGGTAGTTAGCCCGAATCAAATCAATATTTTTGGTAAAAACCACCAAATTGGAGAAATTACCAGCTTATTGGTTCAAAACCAAATAAATATAGAAGAAATTCACTATTTCAAACAAGATCTGGAAAGCTATTTCATGGGCTTAATTTCAGAAGGGGGAAACTAA
- the glyA gene encoding serine hydroxymethyltransferase, whose translation MIFDKEDFETFDPELWAAIHAEEVRQEQNIELIASENIVSKAVLAAQGSVLTNKYAEGYPGKRYYGGTEAVDIVENLAIERAKELFGAKFANVQAHSGSQANAAAYMALIEPGDTVLGMDLNAGGHLTHGASVNFSGKMYHFVAYGVNPQTELLDYDEILKIAKEVQPKLIVAGASAYSRVIDFAKFRDIADQVGAKLMVDMAHIAGLVATGAHPSPIPYAEVVTSTTHKTLRGPRGGMILTNDEGLAKKINSAIFPGLQGGPLEHVIAAKAVAFKEALAPEFTDYINQVIKNTQAMAEEFAKVDGLRLIAGGSDNHLLNLKVLDLGINGKEAQDLLDTVHITLNKEAIPDETLSPFKTSGVRIGAAAITSRGFKENEARQVAQLVAKALVGHDDEGILEEVRKEVLALTQRFPLY comes from the coding sequence ATGATTTTTGATAAAGAAGATTTTGAGACCTTTGATCCAGAACTTTGGGCTGCTATTCATGCCGAGGAAGTTCGCCAAGAGCAAAATATTGAGCTAATTGCTTCTGAAAATATTGTATCTAAAGCAGTTCTTGCTGCTCAAGGTTCAGTGTTGACGAACAAGTATGCCGAAGGTTATCCTGGGAAACGTTACTATGGTGGGACAGAAGCGGTTGATATTGTTGAGAATTTAGCAATTGAACGGGCAAAGGAACTTTTTGGGGCTAAATTTGCCAATGTGCAAGCTCACTCTGGTTCTCAAGCTAATGCTGCGGCTTATATGGCCCTAATTGAGCCTGGCGATACGGTCTTAGGGATGGATTTGAATGCTGGGGGGCATTTGACTCATGGGGCTTCGGTGAATTTTTCTGGAAAAATGTATCATTTTGTGGCCTATGGTGTCAATCCTCAGACCGAACTTTTGGATTATGATGAAATTTTAAAGATTGCTAAAGAGGTACAGCCTAAATTGATTGTAGCTGGTGCATCGGCTTATTCACGAGTGATTGATTTTGCAAAATTCCGTGATATTGCTGATCAAGTAGGGGCAAAATTGATGGTTGATATGGCGCATATTGCAGGGCTTGTAGCGACTGGAGCGCATCCAAGTCCAATCCCTTATGCTGAGGTGGTGACAAGCACGACGCATAAAACACTTCGGGGCCCACGTGGTGGAATGATTTTGACCAATGATGAAGGTTTGGCAAAGAAAATCAATTCGGCGATTTTTCCTGGCTTGCAAGGTGGGCCATTGGAACACGTGATTGCTGCGAAGGCTGTCGCCTTTAAAGAGGCTCTGGCGCCTGAATTTACGGATTATATCAATCAGGTCATTAAGAATACACAAGCGATGGCAGAAGAATTTGCTAAAGTGGATGGTTTGCGTTTGATTGCTGGAGGTTCAGATAATCACTTGTTAAATCTAAAGGTCTTAGATTTAGGAATCAACGGTAAAGAAGCACAAGATTTGTTGGATACAGTTCATATCACGCTCAATAAAGAGGCTATTCCAGATGAAACTTTATCTCCTTTTAAAACTTCAGGTGTGCGTATTGGAGCAGCGGCGATAACATCAAGAGGTTTTAAAGAAAATGAGGCGCGTCAAGTAGCCCAATTGGTGGCGAAAGCACTGGTTGGTCATGATGATGAAGGGATTCTTGAAGAAGTGAGAAAAGAAGTTTTAGCACTCACTCAACGCTTCCCTTTGTATTAA
- a CDS encoding L-threonylcarbamoyladenylate synthase, producing the protein MKVENDLRTMASFLQTQIMEIKTLIDSGKVKKAKESLNFFQAGLTNFTQRIEKLDGSYPGISRRLFRHVYKVPQDVQQKKEHLLQQTAQLQKVLDKEFEKQRNSDDRKQGKAIKALQAGDLAILPTETVYGLFANALNEQAVQKLYAVKGRPTEKALNMNVSSFSDIIKYSKNQPAYLEKLVSNFLPGPLTIILEASDQVPEWIHIGKTTVGFRMPEIVMTQKIIKEVGVLVGPSANLTGSPSPRFFADLSPAILKNSAVAVQDDSIYGLDTTIIDLTQEKPTILRQGAITKDELVAKVPELEEIQ; encoded by the coding sequence ATGAAAGTTGAAAACGATTTGCGAACGATGGCTTCATTTTTGCAAACACAAATTATGGAAATAAAAACCTTGATTGATTCAGGAAAAGTCAAAAAAGCCAAAGAAAGTTTGAATTTTTTTCAGGCGGGTCTGACAAATTTTACCCAACGAATTGAAAAACTTGATGGGAGCTACCCTGGAATTTCGCGCCGCCTTTTCAGGCATGTTTACAAAGTTCCTCAAGATGTGCAGCAAAAAAAAGAGCACTTACTTCAACAAACCGCGCAGCTCCAAAAAGTTTTAGATAAAGAATTCGAAAAACAACGCAACAGTGATGATCGTAAGCAGGGTAAGGCTATCAAAGCCTTGCAAGCTGGCGATCTGGCAATTTTGCCAACGGAGACGGTATACGGTCTTTTTGCTAACGCCCTCAATGAACAAGCTGTTCAGAAGCTTTATGCAGTTAAAGGACGTCCCACTGAAAAAGCGTTGAATATGAATGTGTCAAGTTTTTCTGACATCATAAAATACAGCAAAAATCAGCCTGCCTACCTTGAAAAGTTGGTGAGCAATTTTCTACCTGGTCCTCTGACAATTATTTTAGAGGCATCAGATCAAGTGCCGGAGTGGATTCATATTGGAAAAACGACTGTTGGCTTTCGTATGCCTGAGATTGTAATGACTCAAAAAATAATTAAAGAAGTTGGAGTTTTAGTCGGCCCTTCAGCCAATTTAACGGGTTCACCAAGCCCTCGTTTTTTTGCGGACTTAAGTCCAGCTATTTTGAAAAATTCGGCTGTTGCCGTCCAAGATGACAGCATTTACGGTTTGGATACGACTATTATTGACTTGACTCAAGAAAAGCCAACTATACTGCGTCAAGGAGCAATAACCAAGGATGAATTAGTCGCGAAAGTTCCTGAGTTAGAAGAAATTCAATAA
- the prmC gene encoding peptide chain release factor N(5)-glutamine methyltransferase has protein sequence MENTGKIWAQAVHELSAQLSEPFELEFVWRNLNELNKLAWLNLLREKITDADLAALTEISERLKRHEPPQYIVGWAEFCDVRLGVDSRVLIPRPETEELVDLILAENKKADLRVLDIGTGSGAIAISLAKARQNWKVMASDLSQGALDLAAENAASQQVNLHFIKSDVLENIDEEFDVIVSNPPYIAHDETYEMDESVIKYEPDSALFADNQGLAIYEKIAQEAPEHLSSSGKIYLEIGYKQGRAVQAIFQESFPTKSVQIHQDIFGKDRMISVT, from the coding sequence ATGGAAAATACTGGAAAAATCTGGGCACAAGCTGTGCATGAATTGTCAGCTCAATTGTCTGAGCCATTTGAGTTGGAATTTGTTTGGCGGAATTTGAATGAACTCAATAAATTAGCGTGGTTGAATTTGTTGCGTGAGAAAATTACTGATGCGGATTTAGCTGCACTTACGGAAATTTCAGAACGCTTAAAAAGGCATGAACCTCCTCAATATATTGTTGGTTGGGCTGAATTTTGTGATGTTCGCCTTGGGGTGGATTCGCGCGTGCTGATTCCTCGACCTGAAACTGAAGAATTAGTTGATTTGATTTTAGCCGAGAATAAAAAGGCTGATTTGCGAGTTTTGGACATTGGAACGGGTTCGGGAGCAATTGCGATTTCTTTAGCCAAAGCTCGTCAAAATTGGAAGGTCATGGCTTCTGACTTATCGCAAGGAGCACTAGATTTGGCAGCTGAGAATGCAGCAAGTCAGCAAGTAAATCTTCATTTTATCAAATCTGATGTTCTTGAGAACATTGATGAGGAATTTGATGTGATTGTTTCAAATCCACCTTATATTGCCCACGATGAGACCTATGAAATGGACGAATCAGTCATCAAATACGAGCCAGATTCTGCTCTTTTTGCCGACAATCAAGGTCTAGCAATCTACGAAAAAATTGCTCAAGAAGCTCCAGAACATTTAAGCTCGTCAGGAAAAATCTACCTAGAAATTGGTTATAAGCAAGGTCGAGCAGTGCAAGCTATTTTTCAAGAAAGCTTTCCAACGAAAAGTGTTCAAATCCATCAAGACATTTTTGGTAAAGACCGAATGATTAGCGTAACATAA
- a CDS encoding ABC transporter permease: MLNTIRADFYRLFRSKAFYITQLLLVILIVGTVASQKMATIMEVSKDKASLADANPAWTGVQSVLNLSSMATFLVYFCLSLFVITIGYDLSRGMLKNMLTSGISRERFFISKYIVFLLVTAFQFVLYYGTTFIVASLLHGVGKISLDFLKLFSGGVALQFLLLQATFAIGICILYFTFATVWPVLGVIAIPFAIGVASFTLPKVDWLYQFAFSNQVAYAMVPQPTTEVVKLVGSAVGVLVILLGLAFYNFKKKEL; the protein is encoded by the coding sequence ATGTTAAATACTATTCGCGCCGATTTTTACCGTCTTTTTCGCTCTAAAGCATTCTATATCACACAGCTGCTTTTAGTGATTTTAATCGTTGGAACAGTCGCATCACAAAAAATGGCCACCATTATGGAAGTATCTAAAGATAAAGCTTCTCTAGCGGACGCTAATCCAGCTTGGACAGGAGTTCAATCCGTTTTAAACTTGAGTAGCATGGCTACCTTCCTAGTTTATTTCTGTCTCTCTCTTTTCGTGATTACGATTGGTTATGATTTGTCACGTGGGATGTTGAAAAATATGTTGACTTCTGGGATTTCTCGGGAACGCTTCTTTATTTCAAAATATATTGTTTTCCTTTTAGTGACTGCTTTCCAATTTGTGCTCTATTATGGGACGACTTTTATAGTGGCAAGTTTACTTCATGGAGTTGGAAAAATTTCTCTTGATTTCTTGAAACTTTTTAGTGGTGGCGTTGCGCTACAATTCCTTTTATTGCAAGCAACTTTTGCGATTGGAATTTGCATTCTTTACTTTACATTTGCGACAGTATGGCCAGTTCTTGGTGTGATTGCGATTCCCTTTGCGATTGGGGTAGCCTCTTTTACTCTTCCAAAAGTGGACTGGTTGTACCAATTTGCTTTTTCAAATCAAGTGGCCTATGCAATGGTTCCACAACCAACGACAGAAGTTGTAAAACTTGTTGGAAGTGCAGTTGGTGTTCTTGTGATTCTTCTCGGTTTAGCCTTCTATAATTTTAAGAAAAAAGAATTATAA
- a CDS encoding lysozyme family protein, translated as MLKKLIGMIMLVLIACGGFYVYRAHKNVKHVMTYEAAVEKSLKAQGLSGDTRLALAIIYTETKGKKADIMQSSESLNGKANEISTEEESIQQGIANLSKVLEYASEKQVDVWTGVQAYNYGSAYVDYIARHGGKNTIALSKTYSREVVAPSLGNTTGETYYHLTVDSLLYNKGKLYSNGGNIFYAKEVEWNMFLLDLLDW; from the coding sequence ATGTTAAAAAAATTGATAGGGATGATAATGCTGGTGCTGATTGCATGCGGTGGTTTTTATGTTTACCGTGCGCACAAAAATGTAAAACACGTGATGACTTATGAAGCAGCGGTAGAGAAAAGTTTGAAAGCACAAGGGCTGAGTGGGGATACAAGACTTGCTCTAGCGATTATCTATACGGAAACAAAAGGTAAAAAAGCCGATATTATGCAATCAAGCGAAAGTTTGAATGGCAAAGCAAATGAAATTTCGACAGAGGAAGAAAGTATTCAGCAAGGAATTGCTAATCTTTCGAAAGTTTTGGAATACGCTTCTGAAAAACAAGTCGATGTGTGGACAGGCGTTCAAGCTTATAATTATGGAAGTGCTTATGTGGATTACATTGCGCGTCATGGAGGTAAAAATACGATTGCTCTATCCAAGACTTATTCACGTGAGGTGGTTGCGCCCAGTTTAGGGAATACGACGGGGGAGACCTACTATCATTTGACGGTGGATTCGCTTCTTTATAACAAGGGAAAACTCTACTCTAACGGTGGGAATATTTTCTATGCCAAGGAAGTGGAGTGGAATATGTTTTTATTGGATTTGTTGGATTGGTAA
- a CDS encoding thymidine kinase, with translation MAQLYFKYGTMNSGKSIEILKVAHNYEEQGKPVLLMTSSLDTRAGVGTVASRIGMHSEAIAIDDRTEVFDYVSALPQKPYCVLVDEAQFLSKKHVYDFARVVDELGVPVMAFGLKNDFRNELFEGSKYLLLLADKIEEIKTICWYCSKKATMVIRTIDGKPVYEGDQLQIGGNETYIPVCRKHYFKPEI, from the coding sequence ATGGCACAATTATATTTCAAATATGGTACGATGAACTCTGGAAAGTCCATTGAGATTTTGAAGGTTGCTCATAATTATGAAGAACAAGGAAAACCAGTTTTATTGATGACCTCGAGTCTTGACACAAGAGCTGGAGTGGGCACAGTAGCGAGTCGGATTGGAATGCACTCGGAGGCAATAGCAATTGATGACAGAACGGAAGTTTTTGATTATGTTTCAGCATTGCCCCAAAAACCTTACTGTGTGTTAGTTGATGAGGCGCAATTTTTAAGTAAGAAGCACGTCTATGATTTTGCTCGTGTAGTGGATGAATTGGGTGTGCCAGTCATGGCCTTTGGATTGAAAAATGATTTTCGTAATGAACTTTTTGAAGGTTCAAAGTATCTTCTATTGTTAGCAGATAAAATTGAGGAAATTAAAACAATCTGCTGGTATTGCAGTAAGAAAGCAACAATGGTGATTCGGACAATTGATGGTAAGCCTGTTTATGAGGGCGATCAGCTGCAAATTGGTGGTAATGAAACCTATATTCCAGTTTGTCGGAAACATTATTTTAAACCAGAAATTTAA
- a CDS encoding TetR/AcrR family transcriptional regulator has translation MARAKEFDYDEVLEKATELFLEKGYDNTSFQDLVNHLGIHRRSIYDTYGDKQELYLKVMEKYARFINQNYFSMINDEMSVKEKFEAIFNYSAFPTKACPKGCLFVNSAIELALRNNEISNQVQLFFDNTKNFFVDLLTMAKEKEEIAQETDVFELASYLNNALIGIRVLVKCSPNKSELTNIIKTTLSIL, from the coding sequence TTGGCTAGAGCTAAGGAATTTGATTACGATGAAGTTCTAGAAAAGGCAACGGAGCTATTTTTAGAGAAAGGTTATGATAATACTTCTTTTCAAGACTTGGTAAATCATTTAGGAATACATCGCCGCAGTATCTATGATACCTATGGAGATAAACAAGAGTTGTACCTAAAAGTGATGGAAAAATATGCTAGATTTATAAATCAAAACTATTTTTCAATGATTAACGATGAAATGAGTGTTAAGGAAAAGTTTGAAGCGATTTTTAATTACTCTGCTTTTCCGACAAAAGCTTGTCCCAAAGGGTGCCTATTTGTAAATTCTGCTATTGAATTAGCACTTCGCAATAATGAAATTTCAAACCAAGTTCAACTTTTTTTTGATAATACGAAGAATTTCTTTGTAGACCTACTAACGATGGCTAAAGAAAAAGAAGAAATAGCTCAAGAAACAGATGTTTTCGAGCTGGCGAGCTATTTAAATAATGCTTTAATAGGAATTAGGGTTCTTGTTAAATGTTCTCCTAATAAATCTGAGCTCACCAACATCATCAAAACCACACTATCTATTCTATAA
- the prfA gene encoding peptide chain release factor 1 — protein MFDQLEAMVGRYEELGELLSDPEVVSDTKRFMELSREEADLRDKVATYNEYKKVLTTISDSEEMLGEGGLDDEMKEMLKEELSEAKTQKEKLEEEIKILLLPKDPNDGKNIILEIRGAAGGDEAALFAGDLLNMYQRFSEAQGWNFEIMEANITGIGGYKEVSALISGASVYSKLKYESGAHRVQRVPVTETQGRVHTSTATVLVMPEVEEFELTLDPKDLRVDIYHASGAGGQNVNKVATAVRMVHLPTGIKVEMQEERTQQKNRDKAIKLLNTKVFDYYQQIELDKQNTERKATVGTGDRSERIRTYNFPQNRVTDHRIGLTLQKLDTILSGKMDDVIDALIVYDQTKKLEELNQ, from the coding sequence ATGTTTGATCAATTAGAAGCAATGGTTGGAAGATACGAGGAGCTGGGTGAGTTGTTGTCTGACCCAGAGGTTGTTTCGGATACGAAGCGCTTTATGGAGTTATCGCGTGAGGAAGCGGATTTAAGAGATAAAGTTGCGACTTATAATGAATACAAAAAAGTTCTTACAACGATTAGCGACAGCGAAGAAATGCTGGGTGAGGGCGGACTTGATGATGAGATGAAAGAAATGCTCAAAGAAGAGCTCTCAGAGGCAAAAACGCAAAAAGAAAAACTTGAAGAAGAAATTAAAATCTTGCTTTTGCCAAAAGATCCTAATGATGGGAAAAACATCATCTTAGAAATTCGTGGGGCAGCTGGTGGTGATGAAGCCGCACTTTTTGCTGGTGACTTACTTAATATGTACCAACGTTTTTCAGAAGCACAAGGTTGGAATTTTGAAATTATGGAAGCAAACATTACAGGAATTGGTGGATACAAAGAAGTTTCTGCTTTGATTTCTGGTGCCTCTGTTTATTCTAAACTTAAGTACGAATCAGGCGCTCATCGGGTGCAACGCGTGCCAGTCACTGAAACTCAAGGACGCGTGCATACGTCAACGGCAACAGTTTTGGTTATGCCCGAAGTTGAAGAGTTTGAATTAACCCTTGATCCCAAAGATTTACGAGTAGACATCTATCATGCTTCAGGTGCAGGTGGACAGAATGTCAACAAAGTGGCCACAGCTGTGCGGATGGTTCACTTGCCAACAGGCATCAAGGTGGAAATGCAAGAAGAGCGGACGCAACAGAAAAACCGTGACAAAGCTATTAAATTGCTCAACACTAAAGTTTTTGACTACTATCAACAAATTGAGCTGGATAAGCAAAATACAGAACGTAAGGCAACTGTCGGAACTGGTGACCGATCAGAACGTATTCGAACTTATAATTTCCCACAAAACCGAGTGACTGACCACCGTATTGGATTGACTTTGCAAAAATTAGATACGATTTTATCAGGGAAAATGGATGACGTGATTGATGCGTTAATTGTTTATGATCAAACGAAAAAATTGGAAGAACTGAATCAATGA
- the serC gene encoding 3-phosphoserine/phosphohydroxythreonine transaminase produces MVYNFGAGPSVLPQEVLKKAQKDLLDFENTGMSVLEISHRSQNFQKVIDEAEKDLRELMGIPGNYKVLFLQGGASTQFSMVPLNLAVGKKAYYAISGAFGKKAYDEAVKLSEFLNLEAISLGSTEAEAYKRLVNIDECQIDKKNAAYLHLTTNNTIEGTTVYPEALPEGADVPLVADMSSNILAVDYEVEKFGLIYAGAQKNLGAAGLTLVIVREDLLNAHSTLSSMMDYQILSKNGSMYNTPPTFAIYLAGLVFKWAKKQGGVKALEANNRKKAQLLYDYIDQSGFYQNPVVNRAQRSICNVVFTSPSQELDALFAKEAANAGFNYIKGHRSVGGMRASIYNAFPLEGVIELIKFMKEFEEKYR; encoded by the coding sequence ATGGTTTATAATTTTGGTGCTGGGCCAAGTGTACTTCCGCAGGAGGTATTGAAAAAGGCTCAAAAGGATTTGCTTGATTTTGAAAATACAGGGATGTCAGTCTTGGAAATCTCACATCGCTCGCAGAATTTTCAAAAGGTCATTGATGAAGCTGAGAAAGATTTACGTGAGTTGATGGGGATTCCTGGAAATTATAAGGTGCTTTTTTTACAAGGAGGAGCTTCCACGCAATTTTCGATGGTGCCACTTAATTTAGCAGTGGGCAAGAAAGCTTATTACGCAATTTCGGGTGCTTTTGGGAAAAAAGCTTATGATGAAGCGGTAAAATTGAGTGAATTTTTGAATTTAGAAGCGATTAGTTTGGGTTCAACTGAAGCGGAAGCTTATAAGCGACTTGTCAATATTGATGAGTGTCAGATTGATAAGAAAAACGCGGCTTATCTTCATTTGACAACGAATAATACAATTGAGGGGACGACGGTTTATCCAGAAGCTTTGCCTGAGGGGGCTGATGTTCCTTTGGTCGCAGATATGAGTTCAAATATTTTAGCTGTGGATTATGAGGTGGAGAAGTTTGGCTTGATTTATGCGGGGGCTCAGAAAAATCTGGGCGCTGCTGGTTTGACACTTGTTATTGTCCGTGAGGATCTGTTGAATGCTCATTCGACTTTATCTTCGATGATGGATTATCAAATTTTGTCCAAAAATGGTTCGATGTATAATACACCGCCTACTTTTGCGATTTATTTGGCTGGGTTGGTGTTTAAATGGGCGAAAAAACAAGGGGGAGTTAAGGCGCTTGAGGCGAATAATCGAAAAAAAGCGCAACTGCTCTATGATTATATTGATCAATCAGGCTTTTACCAAAATCCTGTGGTAAATCGAGCGCAACGTTCAATTTGCAACGTTGTTTTTACGAGTCCTAGTCAAGAATTAGATGCTTTATTTGCCAAAGAGGCTGCAAATGCAGGCTTTAATTATATCAAAGGGCATCGCTCGGTTGGGGGGATGCGTGCGAGTATTTACAATGCTTTTCCTTTGGAAGGTGTGATTGAGCTGATTAAATTTATGAAAGAATTTGAGGAAAAATACAGATGA
- a CDS encoding GNAT family N-acetyltransferase: MQNLNFTEITRQKRDFLPLLLLADDGEHLENYLESGSLFLLSNREKTPIAVALVAYKQAGIYEIENFAVSTHFQKSDYGRKMMQFLLEYYQEKIKATEIVLGTDDVSGNVQFYEKCGFTITHKIPNYFIEHYENPIFEGKSQLKDKIYLRRKLR; encoded by the coding sequence ATGCAAAACTTAAATTTCACAGAAATTACTCGCCAAAAAAGAGATTTTCTCCCCTTGCTTTTACTTGCTGATGACGGGGAGCATCTTGAAAATTATTTGGAAAGTGGGAGCTTATTTTTACTTTCAAATCGTGAAAAAACACCCATAGCCGTGGCCCTTGTCGCTTATAAGCAGGCAGGAATCTATGAAATTGAAAATTTTGCGGTGTCAACTCACTTTCAAAAAAGTGATTATGGACGCAAAATGATGCAATTTCTCTTAGAATATTATCAAGAGAAGATAAAAGCAACAGAAATTGTCTTGGGGACGGATGATGTTTCAGGGAATGTTCAATTCTATGAGAAGTGTGGTTTCACAATCACACATAAAATTCCCAATTATTTTATTGAACACTATGAAAATCCTATTTTTGAAGGAAAAAGTCAACTCAAAGATAAAATTTATTTAAGAAGGAAATTAAGATGA
- a CDS encoding NAD(P)H-dependent oxidoreductase: MNQEQLRNMILLAHKNRFATKKFDPTQSITENDWNIILESAKLSPSSFGYEPWKFLIIDNKEIREDLKPIAWGAVNSLEGANKFVIALSRKNVVFNSAHVKHIVEDVLGLSYSENSPQSQFFKKFQEHDFKLTDEKSVFEWAVKQTYIPLANMMTTAAFLGVDSCPIEGFNIDKVESYLEGKGLINLEEFGVAYMAGFGHRATEIPPKKRQALEDIVEVIK; this comes from the coding sequence ATGAATCAAGAACAATTAAGAAACATGATACTACTTGCCCATAAAAATCGTTTTGCAACCAAAAAATTTGATCCAACTCAATCTATTACTGAAAATGACTGGAATATCATTCTCGAAAGTGCCAAGTTATCTCCAAGTTCTTTTGGTTATGAACCTTGGAAATTCCTAATCATTGATAACAAAGAAATTAGAGAGGACTTAAAACCTATAGCTTGGGGAGCTGTGAACAGCTTGGAAGGGGCGAATAAATTTGTTATTGCCTTGTCAAGAAAAAATGTTGTTTTCAACAGCGCTCATGTTAAACATATTGTAGAGGATGTGTTAGGACTCTCTTACTCTGAAAACTCTCCTCAAAGTCAATTTTTCAAAAAGTTTCAAGAGCATGATTTCAAATTAACCGATGAAAAATCAGTATTTGAATGGGCAGTTAAGCAAACCTACATTCCACTTGCAAATATGATGACCACTGCTGCTTTTCTCGGTGTTGATAGTTGTCCAATTGAAGGATTTAATATCGATAAAGTTGAAAGTTACCTAGAGGGCAAAGGACTCATTAACTTAGAAGAATTTGGAGTAGCCTACATGGCAGGATTTGGTCATCGTGCCACTGAAATTCCACCTAAAAAACGTCAAGCTCTTGAAGACATTGTAGAAGTAATCAAATAG